In Actinomycetota bacterium, the sequence GTGGTGGGTGTCGGCCCAACGGAGTTCTTCGGTTCCTGGGGCGTAGCCCTCTTCGAGCACCGCCTCGGTGTCGGCCGCTCCGAATCCCCAGCCCTGCCAGGGCTCGGGGGTGAAGACGCCGATCGTGCGCAGCAGGCGCATCGACGGCACGCCGACGACGTGAACCTGCCCGGACTGGCCGCCACTCGAGAACATGATGTACTCGTCGTGCTGGCCGCTCGGGACGTAGGTCTTGGCGGCAGCGATCAGGTCGGCATCGGTCAGGCCGCGGGCCTCGGCGATGTCCGCCAGGTCACCGCTCGCCCCACTCGAGCCGTTGCCGTCGCCGTCGCCGTTGCCGCTGTCGTCACCCGTGCACGAGGCCATGACCAAAGCGATCACTGCCACGCTGGCGGCTACGACCTTGCGGCGGCCCGGACTCAGGCCCGACCGCGCTGGATGAACACGCATGACTACCTCCTGCTCAGGGGGAGGGGGGATATGCGTTCATCCTGGCAATCGGCTCTGAAGGGCCTCAGGGGCCTTAGTCACATGTCGGAACGACTTGTGCTCTACCCCTGCGGCCATCCACGGGCGACGGTGCGCGCCAGGATGCCGAGGGTGGCCCGCAGGGCGGCCTCGGAGATCACCGGGAAGATCCCGGCCTCTCTCCAGGTGGGGTCGATCTCGGACCAGTCGTAGTACGAGGTGACGATGCTGGCCCCCTCGCCGGAGGGCTCCACCCGGTATCCGTAGACGTGGCCGATCTGGGGTCGGATCGCGCCGAGGATCGTCCAGGCGATCTCCTGGTCGGGCACCAGCTTGGTGATCGTCACGGTGACGTCGTACTCGCCGAGCGGGTAGTCGTTCAGCGCCTCGCGGTCCATGTGCACGACGAAGGTGTCGCCGGCCGCGGTGACGGGTGATCCCGTGGCGGCCATCAGCATGCCGGTGGCGTCGATGGCGACGTGGCCCTCGGGGTCGCACAGCACACGGAAGACCGCCGCCGGATCGGCGGCGATGGTGCGTTGCACCTCGATGCGCTCGGCATCCGTCGGGGTCTCGTCGGCGGTCGTCGGGTCGCTCGTCATGCGCCATATTGCCACCTCTACCCGCTCGCGAATCGCGCCACTACGGTTGGTCGGCAAGGAGGTCGAGCGTGACTGCGGCGTATGGCGCGAAGCTGGTCGGTGCCCTGAGCGCCGCC encodes:
- a CDS encoding SRPBCC family protein, translated to MTSDPTTADETPTDAERIEVQRTIAADPAAVFRVLCDPEGHVAIDATGMLMAATGSPVTAAGDTFVVHMDREALNDYPLGEYDVTVTITKLVPDQEIAWTILGAIRPQIGHVYGYRVEPSGEGASIVTSYYDWSEIDPTWREAGIFPVISEAALRATLGILARTVARGWPQG